Sequence from the Rhodanobacter sp. genome:
AGATGAAGTTCTCGATGCCCATGGTGTCCAGCACCTGACCGCCGAAGCGCTCGGCCGCCACGCCGGTGCGGATGCCCTTGCGTGCGGCGTATACGGCCGCCGCGGCGCCGGCCGGGCCGCCGCCGACCACCAGCACGTCGAACGCGCCCTTGGCCTTGATCTTCTCGGCTTCGCGCGCGGCGGAACCGGTGTCCAGCCGGGCCACGATCTGCTCCAGGCTCATGCGGCCCTGGTCGAACACCTCGCCGTCGAGGAAGACGGTGGGCACCGACATCACCTGCCGCTGTTCCACTTCGCCCTGGAACAGCGCGCCGTCGATCGCGACGTGCTTGATGTTGGGGTTGAGCACGCTCATCAGGTTGAGCGCCTGCACCACGTCGGGGCAGTTCTGGCAGGACTGCGAGAAATAGGTCTCGAAGCGGTATTCGCCGTCGAGGTTGCGCACCTGCTCGATGGTCTCCGCCGCGGCCTTGGACGGATGGCCGCCCACCTGCAGCAGGGCCAGCACCAGCGAGGTGAACTCGTGGCCCATCGGGATGCCGGCGAAGCGCACGCCGACGTCGGTGCCGACGCGGTTGATCGCGAACGAGGGCTTGCGCGGCTCGCTGTCGTCGCGGCGCAGGGCGATCCTGTCCGACAGCGAGGCGATCTCGCACAGGAGTTCGTCCAGTTCGCCCGACTTGGCGCCGTCGTCGAGCGAGGCGACAAGCTCGATGGGCTGGGTGAGCATTTCCAGGTAGCCCTTCAGCTGGGCCTTGATGGTTTCGTCGAGCATGGCAACCACTCCAAGAACATGGATGGGCGGGAAACGGGGGAGCGCGGGAGGTTTGTGAAAGCGGCCTGCGCCGCGGAGAGGGCAGGCGGGGAGCGCGCCGGCGCGAGCCGCTGGCACAAACGTCCCGGGTGGGGAGGGAACCGGGCGCAGCACGCCCGGTTCCGGTACCTCAATGGATCAGATCTTACCGACCAGGTGCAGCGACGGCGCGAGGGTCTTCTCGCCTTCCTTCCACTTGGCGGGGCAGACTTCGTTCGGATGGGCGGCGACGTACTGCGCGGCCTTGAGCTTGCGCAGGGTCTCGGTGATGTCGCGGGCGATCGCGTTGTCGTGGATCTCCAGCGTCTTGATCACGCCTTCCGGGTTGATGATGAAGGTGCCGCGCAGAGCCAGGCCTTCCTCTTCGATGTGCACGTCGAAGGCGCGGGTCAGCTGGTGGGTCGGATCGCCGACCAGGGCGAACTGGGCCTTGCCGACGGCCGGCGAGGTCTCGTGCCACACCTTGTGCGAGA
This genomic interval carries:
- the ahpC gene encoding alkyl hydroperoxide reductase subunit C, translating into MSLINTEVKPFKAQAFKSGEFIQVTDADFKGKWSVVIFMPAAFTFNCPTEVEDAANHYAEFQKAGAEVYIVTTDTHFSHKVWHETSPAVGKAQFALVGDPTHQLTRAFDVHIEEEGLALRGTFIINPEGVIKTLEIHDNAIARDITETLRKLKAAQYVAAHPNEVCPAKWKEGEKTLAPSLHLVGKI